CAGGATGACAGCAGGGGGGGCGGCGCGGGTGCGAGCCGGGCGGCTCGTGTTGCGTGCGCCGTCCGGGGGCGGACGCTTCGCCGCAGTCGTTGGGTCGAGGTCCTTCGCGCCGCCTGAGCGGCGCTCAGGATGACAGCAGGGCGGTCGGCGCGGGTGCGAGCCGGGCGGCTCGTGTTGCGTGCGGCGTCCGGGGGCGGACGCTTCGCCGCAGTCGTTGGGTCGAGGTCCTTCGCGCCGCCTGAGCGGCGCTCAGGATGACAGCAGGGCGGGCGGCGCTCAGGATGACAGCAGGGTGGTCGGCACGGGTGCGGACATGTGGCCCGGCCGCCCGGCGGCCCATCCGCCGCAGGCGCGCGCCCGTCAGGCCCGGGGGTGCGCGCGGTCGTAGGTTGCCTTCAGGTCCTCGTGCGAGAGGTGGGTGTAGATCTGGGTCGTGCTCAGGTTCTCGTGTCCGAGCAGCTCCTGCACGGAGCGCAGGTCGGCACCGTTCGAGAGCATGTGTGTGGCGAAGCTGTGGCGCAGGGCGTGGGGGCTGAGTTCGGGGTTCAGGCCGGCCGTCAGCGCGTGCCGCTTCAGGATGCGCCGCACGCTGCGTGGCGTCAGGCGCCGGCCGCCGCGGGCGTTGAGGAACAGCGCGTGGGAGTCGTTGCGGCGGGGCGTGTCGGGTGCGGCGGTGCCCAGGTAGGCGCCGATGGCCTCGACGGCGCAGCGGCCGACGGGCACGATGCGCTCCTTCTTGCCCTTGCCGCGTACGCGCACCAGGCCGTCGCCGGCGGCGACGTCGGCCAGGTCGAGGGCCGTCAGTTCGCCGACGCGCAGCCCGCCGCCGTAGAGCGTCTCGAGCATGGCCAGGTCGCGGCGGCCGGCCCAGGTGGCGGGATCGGGCGCGGCCAGGAGGCGTTCGACCTCGCTGATGGTCAGGAAGCGCGGCAGCCGCTGCTCGCGGCGCGGGGAGCGGAGGATGACCATCGGGTTGTCCTGGCGCAGGCCCTGCCGCTGGAGGAACTTGTGGAAGCTGCGCACTGCGGCGGTGCGGCGCGCGAGCGTGGCTCGGGCCAGGCCGCGCGCCTGCAGTCCGGCCATGAACGCGCGGACGTCCTGCAGGCCGACCTCGAGCATCGTGCGGCCGCGCCGGTCCATGAAGTCGGCGAACATCGCCAGGTCCGTGGCGTAGGCGCGGATGGTGTGGGGCGAGCAGCCGCGCTCGACCGCCAGGCGATGCAGGAAGTCGTCGATCAGTTCGTCCATGTCGGGCCTCGTCGGCCATGATAGGCGGGTGTGCGGGGCGGCTGCAAATACCGTCCCGGTCAGCGGGGGGCGTTCCGGCGCTTGACACGGGGGGCGGGCGGCGATAGGTTGGGCGCTCCGGCCGCCCGGGGACGGCGGCTCACGCAGGGGCGGGGAGACGATGGACATCGACGCACTGGAGGCCGGGCAGCTCATCACCGACGAGGTCTTCCTGGTCGCCGAAGCGCGGCTGCAGGTCGACCGGCGCGGGCAGCAGTACTACACCCTGACGCTGAACGCCGAGGGCGGCCGGCCGATCGAGGCCAAGGTCTGGTCCGACAGCATCGGGGCCGCCATCGAGGCCGGCCGGGGGCTGGAGGTGCTGGCCCGGATCGACGAGTTCCGCGGCAAGAAGCAGCTTAACGTCCAGCGCTACAAGGTGCTCGATGCGGCCGACTACGACCTGTCGGCGTTCGTGCGCACGGCCGACATCGACGCGGACGCGGCGTTCGAGACGCTGTTCGACTGGGAGCGCGAGGGGTATGTCGACCCGCTTCTGAAGCGCCTGATGGCCGAGTTCCACGGCAACGCGGCGTTCGCGGCCGAGTTCAAGACCTGTCCGGCGGCCAGCCACAACCACCACAACTACGCGGGCGGCCTGATCGAGCACACGCTGGAGGTCTGGCGGCTGGCCGAGGCCATCCTGGGCGCCGGGGTGGGTGCGTTCGACCGCGAGATGGTCCTGTGCGCCGCGGCGCTGCACGACGTCGGCAAGGTCCGCAGCTATCGGCTGGTGGCCGGCATCAGCCAGCGCACGGAGGTGGGGGAGCTGCTGGATCACATCTTCGTGAGCGCCTCGATGGTGAGCAACGTGTGGGACGCTGCCGTGCGGCCGGAGGTGCCGGCCGAACGGCAGGAGGCCGCCGCGCGGCGCAAGGGGTTGCTGCTGCACGCCGTCCTGAGCCATCACGGCAAGCGCGAATGGGGCGCGCCGGTGGTGCCGCGCACGCCGGAGGCGGTGCTGGTGCACTACTGCGACGTGATCAGCTCGACGATGCGCATGTGCTTCGACGCGCTGGGGAACGCGCCGGAAGGCGAGCCGTGGACGGACAACGTGTACATCATGGACCAGGCGCGCCGCCTGTTCGTGCCCCGCGATCCGGTCTGACGCACCCGTCGGGCTTCGCACTGCCGTCCCCGCATCCTCTGTACTGGAGACATCCATGAGCGATCGTGACGTTGTGCGGGAAGCCGTCGCCCGGATCCGTTCGGGGCCCGTGACGACGGGCGTCATCGGCCTGGGCTACGTGGGGCTGCCGCTGGCGCTGCTCTGCGCCCGGCGTCTGGGCACCGTGGTGGGGCTGGAAGCGGACCCCGAGCGCGTCGAGGCGGCCCGGGCGTGCCGGCCCTACATCGACGACGTGACGGCGGCCGAGCTGCAGGAGGCCGCCCGCGCGGGCTTTCGCGCGACCACCGACCCCGCCGAGCTGGCGGGGTGCGACGTGATCGTCATCTGCGTGCCCACGCCGCTGCGCAAGACGCGCGACCCGGACCTCTCGTACATCATCCAGAGCGTCGAGGCGGTGGCCGCCCACATGCGGCCCGGCAAGCTCATCGTGCTGGAGAGCACGTCGTATCCGGGCACGACCGACGAACTCGTCCGTCCCTACCTGGAGAAGGACGGGCTGACGGCGGGGCGGGACTTCTTCCTGGCCTTCAGCCCCGAGCGCATCAACCCGGGCCCGGCCTACCGGAAGTTCAACCTGGTCAACACGCCGAAGGTCGTCGGCGGCATCACCCCGGCGTGCACGGAGGTGGCCGCGGCCTTCTACGGGAAGATCGTGCAGACCGTCGTGCCCGTGTCGAACAGCCGCGCGGCGGAGATGGTGAAGCTGATCGAGAACACCTACCGCAGCGTCAACATCGCGCTGGCCAACGAACTGGCGCAGATGTGCAACGAACTGGGCGTGGACGTCTGGGAGGTCGTCGATGCCGCCCGGACGAAGCCGTACGGCTTTGAGGCCTTCTACCCGGGGCCCGGCCTGGGCGGGCACTGCATCCCCGTGGACCCCTTCTACCTGGCCTGGAAGGCGCGCCTGCACGGCATCGAACCGCGGTTCATCGACCTGGCCGGACGCGTCAACGCCGAGATGCCCCGCCACGTGGTGAGACTGGTCACCGACCTGCTGAACGAGGCCGCCCGACCCGTGCGCGACTCGCGCGTGCACGTGCTGGGCGTCGCCTATAAACCCGACGTGGCCGACACGCGCGAGTCGCCGGCCCTGCCCATCATGGAGTCGCTGAGGCGCAAGGGCGCGTGCCTGTCATACACCGACGCGCACGTGCCGTCCGTGCGGCTGGCCGGAGGCGAGGAACTGCGCTCGGTGCCGCTGGCCGACGCCGACCTGCCCGGGGCGGACCTGGTGCTCATCGTCACGGACCATGCGGACTTCCCGTGGGGCGAGATCGTGTCGCAGTCGCGGCGCATCCTGGACACGCGCAACGTGCTCAAGGACTTCCGCGAGCCGCACATCCGGAAGCTGTAGGGATACCCCGGGGACGCTTCCCGCCGTGGAGGGGCACGCTCCGTCGTGCCCGCTCCTGCAATCACCGGCCGCTCGCCATCCCCGGCCGCGACAGAGCGCGGCCCTCCACTTGCACGGACGGTTCACGCCGCTGGAGGGGCACGCTCCGTCGTGCCCGCTCTCGCAATCACCGGCCGCCTGCCATCCCCGGCCGCGACAGAGCGCGGCCCTCCACCGATCCCCGGCCGCGACAGAGCGCGGCCCTCCACTTGCACGGACGGTTCACGCCGCTGGAGGGGCACGCTCCGTCGTGCCCGCTCTCGCAATCACCGGCCGCCTGCCATCCCCGGCCGCGACGGAGCGCGGCCCTCCACTTGCACGGACGGTTCACGCCGTTGGAGGGGCACGCTCCGTCGTGCCCGCTCCACGCCACCGGGCGGGGGCGCCCGGCGCTACCCATTGGGGGGGGCGGCCATGCGCGGGCGGGCCGTCAGGACTGCTCGCCGGAGGGTGCCTCGGCGGCCAGGGCGTCGTACTTCGCCTGGATCGCCTTGAGGATGGGGACGTTGTAGAGCCACCAGGAGCAGGCGGGGATGCTGCGGACCTCGCCGGTGTCGACGTCCTCGTAGGCGAAGCCGGAGGCACAGCGGACCAGGCGGGCCGATTCGAGCGAGTGGGTCTCCTCGAAGGGCAGCACGATGACCCTGAGCGGGTCGCGCAGGTGCGTGTGCGCGCGCAGTTGGTCGGCCAGGGGCTTGCCGGCCAGCAGGCCGGTGAAGAGCCGCAGGAGCGCGAGCTTCGGCGAGCCCTGCATCACCCGGCGGGTGTCGCAGGATCGGTGCCACCAGCCGTTCATCGCCCGGAGCGCCCTGAGGCGGCCCGGGCGTTCGCCCAGCGTCTCGGCGACGTCCAGCGCGTCCCGGGCGGCCTCGGCCAGCGGCCTCTTGAGGAAGTGGCTGACGGGCCGGTAGCGTTCGCCGTCGCTGATCAGCAGGGTGGCGGACTCGCAGTTCGGGTGCACGCTCTGGAACGTCTCGCGGTGGCCGGCTCCGACGCTGGACAGGATGCCGGTGAACTCGTTCTGCATGCCCAGCGGCAGGAACTCCACCGGCTCGTCCAGCGCGGCGTCGACCATCTGTTCGACGTCCTCGATGGTGGTGACGGCCGTGGTCTCGTATCGGTCGTTGTCCCACGTCTCCGTCAGGGGCAGCAGGTAGAGGCCCTTGAGGTGGCTGCGGTGCTCGTGGCAGAAGGCGATCGTGTCGGCCATGTGCCGGTCGTTGATGCCGCGGGCGCAGCAGCACATGATGATGTTCTGTCGGCGCTTGCTGAAGCGGCGCATGTTCTCCAGGGCCTGGATCTTCTTGGCGGCGACGCTCGTGTTCTTGCGCATGCCCGCGTAGATCTCCGGCGCGCGTCCGTCGAACCCGAGCAGGATGGGCACGTCCTTCTCGCAGAGGCGGCGGCAGTAGTCCTCGTCGGCCAGCTTCAGCCCGTTGGTCACCACGAAGATGGTCAGGCCGAACGAGCGCCCGAGGTCGATCAGCTCGAACAGGTCGTCGCGGCAGGTCGGCTCGCCGCCGAAGAAGTGGACGACCGGCTTCGGCTCCCACTGCGACAGGCCCTTGAAGATGCGCTCGAAGTACTGTCGCGGGGGGTAGAACTCGAACCGCATCGACGGGACGTTCGCCACGCAGATCGGGCAGTTCATGTTGCAGCGGTTCGTCACGTCCAGGAACACCATGCGGGGCGAGCCGTGGGCGAAACAGGTGTCGCACGTCAGGCTGCAGGCGGGCACCCGGGCGGGGTCGAAGCGCGCCAGGCGCCGCTTCGCCTGCCAGGCATCCGCGTCGTTGCTCACCACCGCCTCGCTGTAGCCGCAGGTGGGACAGGTGCGGGCCAGGTAGACCTGCCCGTCGCGGATGACGTGTTCGACGGGCACGCGGGCACGGCACTTCTCGCAGACGCCGTAGTTCATGGGCGACCCCTGTATGTGCGACCCCGACCGGGGGGGGCGTGTTCTGTAGAGAAACGGCGGAACCCCCTATGGTAGTGCGGGAGGGCGGGCCGCCGCAAGGACAGGGCGGGCCGTGCGCGCCGGGCGTGGCTCAGGGCGGATCGGCCGGCGCCAGGAGGGTGCGCCATTCGGAGTCGGCGGCGGCCAGGTCGGCCGGCTCGCC
This DNA window, taken from Candidatus Brocadiaceae bacterium, encodes the following:
- a CDS encoding radical SAM protein; the protein is MNYGVCEKCRARVPVEHVIRDGQVYLARTCPTCGYSEAVVSNDADAWQAKRRLARFDPARVPACSLTCDTCFAHGSPRMVFLDVTNRCNMNCPICVANVPSMRFEFYPPRQYFERIFKGLSQWEPKPVVHFFGGEPTCRDDLFELIDLGRSFGLTIFVVTNGLKLADEDYCRRLCEKDVPILLGFDGRAPEIYAGMRKNTSVAAKKIQALENMRRFSKRRQNIIMCCCARGINDRHMADTIAFCHEHRSHLKGLYLLPLTETWDNDRYETTAVTTIEDVEQMVDAALDEPVEFLPLGMQNEFTGILSSVGAGHRETFQSVHPNCESATLLISDGERYRPVSHFLKRPLAEAARDALDVAETLGERPGRLRALRAMNGWWHRSCDTRRVMQGSPKLALLRLFTGLLAGKPLADQLRAHTHLRDPLRVIVLPFEETHSLESARLVRCASGFAYEDVDTGEVRSIPACSWWLYNVPILKAIQAKYDALAAEAPSGEQS
- a CDS encoding HD domain-containing protein, whose amino-acid sequence is MDIDALEAGQLITDEVFLVAEARLQVDRRGQQYYTLTLNAEGGRPIEAKVWSDSIGAAIEAGRGLEVLARIDEFRGKKQLNVQRYKVLDAADYDLSAFVRTADIDADAAFETLFDWEREGYVDPLLKRLMAEFHGNAAFAAEFKTCPAASHNHHNYAGGLIEHTLEVWRLAEAILGAGVGAFDREMVLCAAALHDVGKVRSYRLVAGISQRTEVGELLDHIFVSASMVSNVWDAAVRPEVPAERQEAAARRKGLLLHAVLSHHGKREWGAPVVPRTPEAVLVHYCDVISSTMRMCFDALGNAPEGEPWTDNVYIMDQARRLFVPRDPV
- the xerC gene encoding tyrosine recombinase XerC translates to MDELIDDFLHRLAVERGCSPHTIRAYATDLAMFADFMDRRGRTMLEVGLQDVRAFMAGLQARGLARATLARRTAAVRSFHKFLQRQGLRQDNPMVILRSPRREQRLPRFLTISEVERLLAAPDPATWAGRRDLAMLETLYGGGLRVGELTALDLADVAAGDGLVRVRGKGKKERIVPVGRCAVEAIGAYLGTAAPDTPRRNDSHALFLNARGGRRLTPRSVRRILKRHALTAGLNPELSPHALRHSFATHMLSNGADLRSVQELLGHENLSTTQIYTHLSHEDLKATYDRAHPRA
- a CDS encoding nucleotide sugar dehydrogenase codes for the protein MSDRDVVREAVARIRSGPVTTGVIGLGYVGLPLALLCARRLGTVVGLEADPERVEAARACRPYIDDVTAAELQEAARAGFRATTDPAELAGCDVIVICVPTPLRKTRDPDLSYIIQSVEAVAAHMRPGKLIVLESTSYPGTTDELVRPYLEKDGLTAGRDFFLAFSPERINPGPAYRKFNLVNTPKVVGGITPACTEVAAAFYGKIVQTVVPVSNSRAAEMVKLIENTYRSVNIALANELAQMCNELGVDVWEVVDAARTKPYGFEAFYPGPGLGGHCIPVDPFYLAWKARLHGIEPRFIDLAGRVNAEMPRHVVRLVTDLLNEAARPVRDSRVHVLGVAYKPDVADTRESPALPIMESLRRKGACLSYTDAHVPSVRLAGGEELRSVPLADADLPGADLVLIVTDHADFPWGEIVSQSRRILDTRNVLKDFREPHIRKL